TCTCGGCAGGTCCGATCAAGACGCTCGCCGCGTCCGGCATCGGCGATTTCCGTTACATCCTGAAATGGAACGAGGCCAACGCGCCGATGCGGCGCAACGTCTCGACCGAGGACGTCGGCGGCAGCGCGCTGTATTTCCTCTCCGATCTGTCGCGCGGCGTGACCGGCGAGGTGCACCACGTCGATTCCGGCTATCACGTGCTCGGCATGAAGCGCCCGGACTCGCCTGATATCTCGTTCGGCGGGAAGGACTAGCCTTTAGCTCGAATGTCCGTGCCCACGATCTACTTCCTTCGCCATGGCGAGACCGAGTGGAACGCGCTCGGACGGCTCCAGGGCACCCAGGACGTCCCCCTGAACGCAAAGGGCCGCGGCCAGGCGGTGCACGCGGCTGATGTTCTCGCCGATCTGTTCAGGCGCGAGGGCAAGGACAAGGCGGCGTTGCCATACGTGGCGAGCCCGCTCGGGCGAGCGCGCCAGACCATGGAACTCGTGCGCGGCAAGCTCGAACTGCCGCCTGCCGACTATTCGCTCGACGACCGCCTGCGGGAGATCGGCTATGGCACCTGGGAAGGGCTGACACTGGCCGAAAGCGAGGCCTCCGATCCCGATGTCTATGCAAGCCGCCTCGCCGACAAATGGACGGTCGCGCCGGCCGGCGGCGAGACCTATGCCGCCGTGCAGCTGCGGATGCTCGATTGGTACGAGTCGCTCCTGGTCGACACCGTCGCGGTCGCCCATGGCGGCACCTGCCGGGCCCTGATGGTGGCTTTGGGCATCGAGACCCCCGCCAGCGCGGCTGAGCTCTATATCGAGCAGGGCGCCGTCTACGTGTTTCGGGATGGGGGCCTGGAGAAGTTCAGTTAACGGTGGGCCACGCTCTCCGCCGTCATGCCCGGGCTTGACCCGGGCATCCACGGACCGACTTGGTTGCGGCACCCAAGAACGTGGATGGCCGGGACAGGCCCGGCCATGACGAACTCCGCAGGCATTTGACCCTCCATCGAGAGCGCGTTACCACTCGCCGGAACCTCACCAGCGAGCAACGATGTCCTTCAACACCTTCGGCCACATGTTCCGCGTCACCACCTTCGGCGAGAGCCATGGGGTGGCGATCGGATGCGTGGTCGACGGCTGTCCGCCGATGATTCCACTCACCGAGGCCGACATCCAGCGGGACCTCGACCGCCGCCGGCCCGGGCAGTCGCGCTTCACCACCCAGCGCCAGGAGCCGGATCAGGTGAAGATCCTGTCCGGCGTGATGGCGCATCCGGAGACCGGCGTGCAGGTGACGACGGGCACTCCGATCGGGCTCTTGATCGAGAACACCGACCAGCGCTCGAAGGACTATTCGGAGATCAAGGACAAGTTTCGCCCCGGCCACGCCGACTTCACCTATGAGGCGAAGTACGGCTTGCGCGACTATCGCGGCGGCGGGCGTTCTTCTGCGCGCGAGACCGCGATGCGCGTTGCCGCCGGCGCAATCGCGCGCAAGGTGCTGCCCGAGGTGAAGGTGCGCGGCGCGCTGGTGCAGATCGGCCCGCACAAGATCGACCGCGCGAAGTGGGACTGGGACGAGATCGCGAAAAACCCGTTCTTCTGCCCCGACAAGGACAAGGCCGCGTTTTTCGAAACCTATCTCGACGCCATCCGCAAGAGCGGCTCCTCGATCGGTGCGGTGATCGAAGTTGTCGCCGAGGGCGTGCCGGCGGGCCTGGGCGCGCCGATCTACGCCAAGCTGGATTCCGATCTCGCGGGCGCGATGATGACCATCAACGCGGTGAAGGGCGTCGAGATTGGCGCCGGTTTTGGCGCGGCCGAATTGACCGGCGAAGAGAACGCCGACGAGATGCGCACCGGCAATGACGGCACGCGCTTCCTGTCCAACCATGCCGGCGGCGTGCTGGGCGGTATCTCTACCGGACAGCCGGTGGTGGTGCGCTTTGCTGTGAAGCCGACCTCGTCGATCCTGCAGCCGCGGCTCACCGTCGATCGCAACGGCGCTGATACCGAGATATTCACCAAGGGTCGCCACGACCCCTGCGTCGGCATCCGTGCCGTCCCCGTCGGCGAGGCCATGATGGCCTGCGTGCTCGCCGACCACTTTTTGCGCGACCGCGGGCAGGTGGGGCGGTAGCGCATGATCCGGAAAGGTGTGAAGCGGTTTTCCGAAAAGGCATGCGCCAGATATAATGCCGCGGTACTAGCCCACCGTGCAGCTTGACGGCCCCGCAACTTCGTCCGCAAATGCGGCCATGAACAGCGCCGAGCTCCAGCGCGTCTTGAATTGGCTGATCGACGGCGCCTGGTCGGCTCAGGAGCCGGCCGAGATGATCGCTGACTTCTGCGAACGTCTGGTCGCGGCCGGCCTGCCGTTGTGGCGGTTCGGCATCTTCATCCGCACGCTGCATCCCGAAATCTTCGGCCGCAACTTCATCTGGCGGCAGGGTGAGGATGTCGAAATCGGCAGCGTCGATTTCGATGTCTTGGATACGCCGGAATTCGCCCAAAGCCCGCTTCGTATCGTATTCGAGCAGAGCGTGGAGGTGAGAGGGCGGGTCGATGATCCCAACAGCAAGCGGTTTCCGATCGTCGACGACATGCGCGCCGAAGGGGCGACCGACTATATCGCAGTGCCGCTGCCGTTCCTCGACGGCTCGACTCATGCGACCAGCTGGATGACACGGCAGCCCGGCGGCTTCAGCGATGACGACATAGCGGCAATCCGGGCCATCATCGCGCCGCTCGCGCGTGTCAGCGAGATCATCAGCCTGCGCCGCACCGCCGAGATGCTGCTCGACACCTATGTCGGCAATCGGGCCGGCGCGCGCATCCTGGGCGGCCAGATCCGCCGCGGCCACAACGACACCATGCAGGCGGCGATCTGGCTCTCGGATCTGCGCGGCTTCACCGCGCTGTCGGACCGGCTGCCGGCCGAGGCGGTGGTCACGATCCTCAACCATTATTTCGATTGCCAGGTCACCGCGATCCGCGGCCATGGCGGCGAGGTCTTGAAATTCATGGGCGACGGTCTGCTCGCCGTGTTTCCCATCGACGAATATGTCGGCGATGCCGCCCATGTCTGCGCGGGCGTGCTGGAGGCAGCGCGCGAATCCCGCGCCAGCGTCGAAGCGCTCGCCATTCCTGTCGGCGATGCCGTCGAGCGCTTCCGCTTCGGCGTCGCGCTGCACGTCGGCAATATCCTGTATGGCAATATCGGCGGCGGCAACCGGCTGGACTTCACCTGCATCGGCCCCGCCGTCAATCTCGCGGCCCGGCTGGAGAAGATCACGGGCCGGCTGGGACGAACCGTCGTCGCGTCGGAAGGTTTCGCCAATGTCTGCCGGCACGATTGGCACGAGCTCGGCGAATTCCCAATCGCAGGATTTTCCAAGGCGCAGCGTGTGTACGGGCTGGCGGACGAGACGTACGCGCAGGTCGGCTGAGCCCTATTCCTCCGGCTCCGTCGTGAACAGCAGCGGATAGCCCTTGGCGCGGCCGGCGTCGGTGGCGCGCGTCGCCTTGGTCTCGGCGACGTCCTTGGTGAACACGGCGACGACGCAGGTCCCCAGCTTGTGTGCGGTGATCATCACCTTGTAGGCCTGATCCTCGGTCATGCGGAATTCGGCCTTGAGAATCATCGTGACGAACTCTCGCGGCGTGTAGTCGTCGTTGATCAGGATGACCTTGTGCAGCCGCGGCCGCTCGACCTTGGTCCTCGTCCTGGTTTTCGGCGTGGTGACGGTATCGTTCATCGTGTCCTGAAACGCCCCGGCCCTGATGAGCTCCAGCCGTCTCATCATATTGCAGACGCCCGGCCTGCTCCAAGATGGCCGATGTGGTCGTGATCATGCCGTTGCGGATGGGCAGGAATGCGTGGCTGCGCTGCCTACGGAAGCGCGCGGACGAGCTGCAACGCGGCGATCAGCGCGCCCACGGACAGCACCACCGATGCAATCATATAGACGGCGGATGCAACGGTCTGACCGCGCTCGATCAGATACCAGGCATCCAGCGAGAACGTCGAGAACGTCGTGTATCCGCCGCAGATGCCGACCGTCAAAAATATCCGGGCAGCCTGCGGCAGGTTCCATCTCGTCGCGAACAGCGCGGTGAAGACGCCGATCAGGAACGATCCCGTGACATTGATGATCAGCGTACCCCAGGGAAAGTCGGTGCCGAAGGCGCGCCCCGAACCGATGGCAACGAGATAGCGCAGGACCGCGCCGAGCGCTCCGCCGGCGGCGACCGCCAGAATGTATTGGATGTTCAACGTCCCGTTCCCTGGTTTGCGACCCGCATCATTGGTCCTTTGCCGTCAGCCCGCCGCCGACCGCGAGCAGCCCGACGAGCGAGACCAGCGCGAAGCCGAGCCCCGCCAGGAACGTGCCTTGAGGGCCATAAACGTCCCACAACGCGCCGGCGATCACGCTCGCAGCGAGCAGGGCAAGTCCCGTGAACAGGTTGAAATAGCCGAAGGCGGTGCCGCGCAGGCTTGGCGGGGCGGCATCGGCGACCATGGCCGAGAGCAGGCCTTGCGTCAGTCCCATATGCAGTCCCCACAGCACGACGCCGAGCGCGAGGCCAGCAAGGCTCGGGAGCAGGGCCAGCGCCAGGTCGGCGGCGGCGAGGAAGACCAGGCCGAGCGCGAGCAGGCCGGTCCGGTTGATCCGGTCCGACAGCACGCCCGCCGGATAGGCCGACAGCGCATAGGCGACGTTCATCAGCACCAGTACCGCCGGCACCCACATCGCACTGAGTCCGATGTTCTGTGCTCGCAGGATCAGGAAGGCCTCACTGAAGCGCGCCAGCGTGAACACGATTCCGACCGCGACGACGCGCCAGTACACCGCTCCGAGCTGGCGCATCGCGGCGAGATTGAGCGGATTCTTCGCACGCTCGCGGCTCGGATCGGGGTTCGGCTCGCGCACGGCGAAGGCGATCAGTCCAAAGGCCAGAAAGGCCGGCAGCACCGCCACCCAGAACACGATGGTGAAATTGTCGGCCGTCCACCACATCAGGCCGATCGCAACGAGCGGCCCGAGGAAGGCGCCTATGGTGTCGAGCGATTGCCGCAGCCCGAAGCTTGCGCCACGCAGGCCGACCGGAGCGATATCGGCGATCAGCGCATCGCGCGGTGCGCCGCGGATGCCCTTTCCGACGCGGTCGATGAAGCGCGCCGCCACCAGCCACCCGACGCTTGGCGCAAGCGGAAACAGCGGTTTGGTGAAGGCGGCCAGCCCATAGCCGAGCGCGGCGAGCAGCTTGCGGCGGCCAAGCCAGTCCGACAGCGCGCCGGAGAAGATCTTGGTGATCGAGGCGGTCGCCTCGGCAACGCCTTCGATGAAACCCACGGTGAGCGTGGAGGCGCCGAGCACGGTGACGAGATAGATCGGCAGCAGCGCATGGATCATCTCGGAGGAGATGTCCATCAGCATCGAGACGAAGCCGAGCACCCAGATTCCCCTGGGCAGCGAGGTCCGCGCAGCATTCGGTGTCGTCGTCGTCACGCCTTCTCCTGACCCTGCCTTTCAGGCAACAAAAAACCCGCCGTCGGCGGGTTTGTCCATGCTCCCGCCAAAGGCAGAGCCTCTATGAGAGTCCCACCTCGAGCAGGAGTCATCAGCCCATTGCGGCAACGGACCGCCGGGCGGTTGTCGGGGGACTCCATCCCCATCTGTGCGGCCAGCCTAGCATGGAAATTGTGCCGGACAAGTGGGTGGGGGCGTGTCTCCACATTGCACGTGTCATTCCGGTGTGCGTCGCGAGAACCCGGAATGCCGAGATTCTCGGCTGCGCAAGGACGTCTGTGATCGCGCGAGTTCCGGTGACGCAAGCGCGGCAACACGGCGGCGGGTTTGCGTGAAGCTGGCAAATTCCTAACTCGAATGTGAAGTGCAAACGATCTTCGCGCTTTGCGGCAAGGCGTTTGCATGTCACCATCGCGTCATACGACGGGAGACTGCTGCGATGCGCTTGCTGTTCTCGATCGGGGCTGTGCTGGTGGCCGGCGTACTCGCCGGAGGAGATGTCGCGGGCGTTGCGGCACCGGGGCCGAATTTTGAGCCGACCAAGACTCAGCGGCTCGCCGCCGACAAGGACGCACAGGCGGTCGACGTCGAGCTGGTCCTAGCGGTCGATGTCTCCTACTCCATGGACATGGACGAGCTCGCGATCCAGCGCGAAGGTTACGCGCAGGCGATCCAGTCGAAGGAATTCCTCCAGGCCTTGAAGCTCGGTCCGAACGGCCGGATCGCTGTGACCTATTTCGAATGGGCCGCCTCCAGCGACCAGAAGATCATCATCCCCTGGCGGCTGGTCGACGGCCCGGAGACGGCGGACGCGGTCGCCGCCGAGATCATGAAGACGCCGATCCGGCGCGCCTCGCGCACCTCGATCTCCGGCGCGATCAATTTCGCGATGCCGCTGTTCGACGAGGATCCGTATCGCGGCCTGCGCCGCGTGATCGACATTTCCGGCGACGGCCCAAACAACAACGGCGGTCCGGTCACGGTGGCGCGCGACGCCGCGCTCGAGAAGGGCATCGTCATCAACGGTCTGCCGATCATGGTCAAGGAGCCATCTTATTCGACCATGGATATCGACAATCTCGATTTCTACTACGAGGACTGCGTCATCGGCGGTCCCGGCTCATTCGTCATCACGATCAAGGAGCGCGACAAGTTCAAGGAAGCGATCCGCACCAAGCTGCTGATGGAGGTCGCCGGCCGCACGCCGGAGCGGCCGGTGAGGCAAGTTGCGGACAAAGAACCGCGCGTCAATTGCATGATCGGCGAGAAGATCTGGTCGGATCGCTGGGGCCGCTGACAGCTTAGCTCCGGTTGGGACCTTTCGCCTCATCTCGCCCCGCGGTTGAACTTAACCCCTCGTTAACCGGCACATGGCCCTAATCGGATGTTTCAGTTCGTTTCCGATCCGGGAGGCGAATGAAAGCGGGTTTGCCGAATCCGTCCACCGAGCAGTCCAATGGCCACTGTCTCAGCGACCACCAGCCAGATTTCGCCTGCCAATGAGCGGGTCTTTCGCCAGAGCAGGCTGCTCGGCGAATGGAAGGGCAATTGGGTCGGCAACAACCAGCCCGTCAGCTTCAACGTCATCAACATCCGCGGTGCCCGGGCGCAGGTCGAGTACACCCATAACGGGCGGACCGAACGTGGTTTTGCCGAGGTCAACGGCTCTCTGATCAGCTTCGGCGGGGTCACGGTCGGGACCAAGGACGGCAAGAACATGGTGCTGCTGTACTCCGTTGGCGGTGCCGGCAAGCAGACCGCCAATTTGGAGAAGCAGGACCCGCCGCCGTCCGACAGCCGTCTCATGGGGAGCTGGGGCGGCTATTCCAGCGACAACGGCAAGAGCGCGAGCTTCAAGGTGCTCTCGGTCAACGGCAAGGAAGCCCAGGTCAGCGTCACCACCGACGGCATTACCCGCCAGGGCACCGGCATCGTCTACAAGAACGTCATCATGTTCGGGCAGGCGCAGATCGCGACCGACGACGGGCAGAACGGCAGGATCATCTACCAGGTCGGCAGCAAATCCTTCATGGTGCCGGTGACCAAATATCCGCCGGCCGATTCCTCTTCTACGCTCGACAAGACCGCCTGAGCGCACACGGCGTTGCCGGCGCGGGCTGCCGTCCTCACCATTTCGGCGGCCGCTTCTCAACGAACGCCCTCAAGCCCTCCTGCGCCTCGTCCGAGGTCGCGACGTTGCAGAAATCGTCCACGGCGCTTGCGATGCTGCGCCGGTAATCGAGATCGATCTGGCGCATGAAGGCGGCCCGGCCCATCCGCAGCACGGCCGCCGATTTTCCCGCGAACTGCGCCGCGAGCTTTGTCACCTCCGCCTCGAGCTCCGCATCGCCGACGACGCGGTTCACCACGCCGAGCTCGCGCGC
This genomic stretch from Bradyrhizobium daqingense harbors:
- the crcB gene encoding fluoride efflux transporter CrcB, whose translation is MNIQYILAVAAGGALGAVLRYLVAIGSGRAFGTDFPWGTLIINVTGSFLIGVFTALFATRWNLPQAARIFLTVGICGGYTTFSTFSLDAWYLIERGQTVASAVYMIASVVLSVGALIAALQLVRALP
- the clpS gene encoding ATP-dependent Clp protease adapter ClpS; translation: MNDTVTTPKTRTRTKVERPRLHKVILINDDYTPREFVTMILKAEFRMTEDQAYKVMITAHKLGTCVVAVFTKDVAETKATRATDAGRAKGYPLLFTTEPEE
- the aroC gene encoding chorismate synthase codes for the protein MSFNTFGHMFRVTTFGESHGVAIGCVVDGCPPMIPLTEADIQRDLDRRRPGQSRFTTQRQEPDQVKILSGVMAHPETGVQVTTGTPIGLLIENTDQRSKDYSEIKDKFRPGHADFTYEAKYGLRDYRGGGRSSARETAMRVAAGAIARKVLPEVKVRGALVQIGPHKIDRAKWDWDEIAKNPFFCPDKDKAAFFETYLDAIRKSGSSIGAVIEVVAEGVPAGLGAPIYAKLDSDLAGAMMTINAVKGVEIGAGFGAAELTGEENADEMRTGNDGTRFLSNHAGGVLGGISTGQPVVVRFAVKPTSSILQPRLTVDRNGADTEIFTKGRHDPCVGIRAVPVGEAMMACVLADHFLRDRGQVGR
- a CDS encoding MFS transporter, encoding MTTTTPNAARTSLPRGIWVLGFVSMLMDISSEMIHALLPIYLVTVLGASTLTVGFIEGVAEATASITKIFSGALSDWLGRRKLLAALGYGLAAFTKPLFPLAPSVGWLVAARFIDRVGKGIRGAPRDALIADIAPVGLRGASFGLRQSLDTIGAFLGPLVAIGLMWWTADNFTIVFWVAVLPAFLAFGLIAFAVREPNPDPSRERAKNPLNLAAMRQLGAVYWRVVAVGIVFTLARFSEAFLILRAQNIGLSAMWVPAVLVLMNVAYALSAYPAGVLSDRINRTGLLALGLVFLAAADLALALLPSLAGLALGVVLWGLHMGLTQGLLSAMVADAAPPSLRGTAFGYFNLFTGLALLAASVIAGALWDVYGPQGTFLAGLGFALVSLVGLLAVGGGLTAKDQ
- a CDS encoding adenylate/guanylate cyclase domain-containing protein, whose amino-acid sequence is MNSAELQRVLNWLIDGAWSAQEPAEMIADFCERLVAAGLPLWRFGIFIRTLHPEIFGRNFIWRQGEDVEIGSVDFDVLDTPEFAQSPLRIVFEQSVEVRGRVDDPNSKRFPIVDDMRAEGATDYIAVPLPFLDGSTHATSWMTRQPGGFSDDDIAAIRAIIAPLARVSEIISLRRTAEMLLDTYVGNRAGARILGGQIRRGHNDTMQAAIWLSDLRGFTALSDRLPAEAVVTILNHYFDCQVTAIRGHGGEVLKFMGDGLLAVFPIDEYVGDAAHVCAGVLEAARESRASVEALAIPVGDAVERFRFGVALHVGNILYGNIGGGNRLDFTCIGPAVNLAARLEKITGRLGRTVVASEGFANVCRHDWHELGEFPIAGFSKAQRVYGLADETYAQVG
- a CDS encoding DUF1194 domain-containing protein, with protein sequence MRLLFSIGAVLVAGVLAGGDVAGVAAPGPNFEPTKTQRLAADKDAQAVDVELVLAVDVSYSMDMDELAIQREGYAQAIQSKEFLQALKLGPNGRIAVTYFEWAASSDQKIIIPWRLVDGPETADAVAAEIMKTPIRRASRTSISGAINFAMPLFDEDPYRGLRRVIDISGDGPNNNGGPVTVARDAALEKGIVINGLPIMVKEPSYSTMDIDNLDFYYEDCVIGGPGSFVITIKERDKFKEAIRTKLLMEVAGRTPERPVRQVADKEPRVNCMIGEKIWSDRWGR
- a CDS encoding histidine phosphatase family protein, with amino-acid sequence MSVPTIYFLRHGETEWNALGRLQGTQDVPLNAKGRGQAVHAADVLADLFRREGKDKAALPYVASPLGRARQTMELVRGKLELPPADYSLDDRLREIGYGTWEGLTLAESEASDPDVYASRLADKWTVAPAGGETYAAVQLRMLDWYESLLVDTVAVAHGGTCRALMVALGIETPASAAELYIEQGAVYVFRDGGLEKFS